The Elusimicrobiota bacterium sequence GGATGATGGACTTAGAGCAAAAATCAATCGAACTGACCCGTTACATCGGCGCCGTTGTGGAGCGCTTCGCCATCAGCAGCCAGGAAACGCCGGACGTTTTTGACCTGCTCTCCAACCAGGAAGTCAACCTGATATTGGTTGCCGGGCGGAACGAGCCGGGCCCCATGAGCAACCTGGCGCAAAAACTGAATCTGTCCCTGAGCAGCGTTACGGGTATCGTCGATAGATTGGTAGATAAACACCTGGTTTGCCGGGAACGCTCAGAGGAGGACCGGCGGGTCGTTCGCGTGGGCTTAACCGAGGGCGGGCAGAAGATGTACGACCAGATTTTTCAGGCCCATTTGAAGATTTCCCGCGGGATGATGGCCATGCTCAATGAATCC is a genomic window containing:
- a CDS encoding MarR family transcriptional regulator, giving the protein MDLEQKSIELTRYIGAVVERFAISSQETPDVFDLLSNQEVNLILVAGRNEPGPMSNLAQKLNLSLSSVTGIVDRLVDKHLVCRERSEEDRRVVRVGLTEGGQKMYDQIFQAHLKISRGMMAMLNESEQDALLGLIRRVASAIDEKKEK